The following is a genomic window from Halarcobacter mediterraneus.
TAAAGTTTTCACTTGCAATCATCTCTAAGTGTGTTGTTTGTCTCTCTAACTCTGCTTCTACTATATCAAATATCTCTTTATCTGCTTCTTTTAATCTTGCTTCTGTTATATAGCTCATTGTTTTACCTCTTTAAGAAATTTTTTAGAAAGTATATCAAAAAGAAAAACTTAGCACAATCCAAATATTGCTAAAGTAAATATTTTATAAAAATAAAAACATTACTGCACCAATAGTAAGGTTTGTAGGTTCTTCTCCTAAGGCAATTAAAGAGTTTTCTACATTATCAATCATTTGTGTTAGTATAATTTCAAAAGTAAAGTTTGATGGGTCAAGTAAACTTTCTTTTTCTTCTTTTATATATTTTAGGTTTTCAATATCTAAATAAGTAATTTGATGATTATTATTTATTTTTCTTTCTAATTCCACTTGCCAATTATTTTGCCAAGTCAAAAATAAATATTCATTATTTGTGTCTCTATCTACCTTTATTTTCCATCTTAAAACTTGTAAGTTTTTATGAAGTTTATGTAATTTTTCTTTACTATATTGAAGTGCTGTAAATCTATGTCCATCTTGGATATCATAAGCATTATATATTGAATAGTATAAACCAAGAATTAAATAATCATTTCTTGAAGAAATAGCTTCCTTTGAAAAAGCAAGATTTAAATAATCTTTATACTCTTTTAAAGTAGTATTTTCATGTTTTAGAAATAAAGACTTTTCAGAATTTTTAATTAATGTAGTTATTTTTTTTTCTAGGTTCTTGTCGTAGGCTTTTGGATTTCTTTTATTAAGCTTATTTTTAAAGCTCAATAAAAGTTTTTGTAATCTTTTATAATCATATTTTATAATATTTGCTGCATTTGATTGAAAAACTGACTTAACATCATTTTGTTTTGGAATACAAGCACTTAAAAAAAATATTATAAATATAAGTAAGAAAATATTTTTAAAATTCACCTATGACCTTTTTAAAGGCTATTAAGAAATAGCCTTTAATTCATTTTCAATTTTTTCTAGTTTTGTTTTTGCATCTTCTAATGCTTGTTTGTTTTCAGCAACTACAGCTTCAGGAGCATTTGCAACAAACTTTTCATTTGAAAGCATACCATTTAATTTATTTACTTCTTTTTCTACTTTTTCTTTTTGTTTTGTCAATTTATCAATAATAGGACTCATATCAATTTCATCTGTTGGTAAATAAACCTCTAAATTATCTGATACATCAGTAATAGAGTTCTCTACTTTTGAAGTAACAAACTCAATATCTTCAACTTTTGCTAATTTTTGTATAAATGGTTTTGCTAAGTTTGTATCAATTTGTGAATCTAGTTTTATATAAGCTTTAGCTATTTTTGAGTTACCCATATCTATAACAACTTTAGCCCGTCTAAGCGCAGTAATTGCTTCTTCAATAATTGCAAACATATTTTCAATTTCTTCATCTTTTTTTACTTCTTTTGGAAAGTTTGTAATCATTAAAGATGAGTCTCCGTTTTCTAAAGAAGTTCCTGATAATTTGTGATATAAGTAGTCTGAGATAAATGGCATAAAAGGTGATACCATTTTAAGAGTCTCTTTAAAAATTGCTCCTAACTCTACAATTGAGTTTTTATCTGCTTTTGAGTATTCAATCCCCCAATCACAAAACTCTGTCCAAACAAATCTGTATAAAACAGAAGCTGCTTCATTAAATTTATAAGAGTCTAAAGAGTTTCTTACTTCTTCAACTGCATGGGCTAATCTACTTTGCATATATTTACCTAAAGCAGTTTTTATTTCAATATCTTTTAAATCAGGGAAAGTATCTACATTTAAACTTAAGAAATTAGCAGCATTATAAAGTTTATTTGTAAAGTTTCTAAATTGCTCTAAATTTTTTGCACCTAATTTAATATCTCTTCCTTGAACTGCTAAATAGGCTAAAGTAAATCTAATAATATCTGCACTGTGTTCTTCAACCATATCAAGAGGGTCTATTACATTTCCTTTTGATTTAGACATTTTAGCCCCATGTTCATCTCTTACTAAAGCATGCATATAAATGTCTTTAAATGGTAACTCTCCTTGGAAATGTTCACCCATCATCATCATTCTAGCTACCCAGAAGAACATAATATCAAAACCAGTAATTAGTAATGAATTTGGATAAAAGTCTTTTAAGTCATTTTCATTAAAAGTATTTTCCATCTTTCCATTGTTTCCCCAACCAAGAGGTGAAAATGCCCATAAAGCAGAAGAGAACCATGTATCTAATACATCAGGGTCTTGAGTATAGTTTTTACTTGCACAGTGAGGACAAGCTTCTGGTTCATCTGCTTTATCTGCCCATTGATGGCCACAGTCATCACAAGTAAATACAGGAATTCTATGCCCCCACCATAATTGTCTTGAAATACACCAGTCTCTTAATTCATCCATCCAAGCTCTATATGAGTTTAGCCAATGACTTGGGTGGAATTTTGCTTCACCTGCGTAAGTTTTTTCAATACTTTTTTTAGCTACTTCACTTCTAACAAACCATTGTTTAGAAATGTATGGTTCAACAATGTTTTTACATCTATAACAGTGTCCAACTTGATGATTATGGTCTTCAATTTTAACAATAAAGCCTTCTTCTTGAAGTTTATTTACAATTGCTTCTCTAGCTGTAAGTCTTTCTAATCCTGCAAACTCTCCACAATAGTCATTTAAAATACCTTCTTCATCAAAACAAGTAATAAATTCTAAATCGTGCCTTTTCCCAACTTCATAGTCATTTTGGTCATGGGCAGGAGTAACTTTTACAACACCAGTTCCAAACTCCATATCAACATGCTCATCTGTAATAATTTTAATTTTTCTATCTGTAAGTGGTAAAACAACTTCTTTACCTACAATGTCTTTATATCTTTCATCATTAGGGTGAACCATAATAGCAGTATCACCAAAATATGTTTCAGGTCTAGTTGTAGCAACTGTTACATATCCAGAACCATCAGCAAAATGATAATTCATATGATAAAATTTACCATTAACTTCTTCATGTTCAACTTCAATATCTGATAGAGCACCATCATGAGTACACCAGTTAACCATATAATTGTTTTGTACAATCATACCTTCATTGTATAGATGAACAAAAGCTTCTTTTACAGCTTCTTTAAGACCTTCATCCATTGTAAAACGTTCTCTTGACCAAGCAGGAGTAACACCTAGTTTTCTCATTTGGTGTACAATTGTTCCACCTGAAAATTCTTTCCATTTCCATACTCTATCTAAGAAAGCTTCTCTTCCTATTTCTTCTTTTGTAGTACCTTCTGCTAAGATTTGTTTTTCTACAACATTTTGAGTAGCTATACCTGCATGGTCAGTTCCAGGTTGCCATAAAGTTTTATAGCCATCCATTCTTTTATATCTAGTAATAATATCTTGAAGTGTGAAAGTTAAAGCATGTCCAATATGTAAAGAACCAGTTACATTTGGAGGTGGCATCATAATTGCAAAGTTTTTGTCTTTTTCTTGTATTTGCTTATTGCCATCTATTTCAAAATAGCCTCTTTCTTCCCAGATTTTATAATATTTATCTTCTATAATTGATGGTTCATATTTTTCGCTCATTTAATTTCCTAATGTGTAGTCTTTTATTAAATATACGCGATTATATCGAAACTATTCTTGAAATTAGTAAAATTGTCAATATTTATTTAATTAAAAATACTTATGTTCTTCTTTTTGAATACTTAACAAGTTTAAAGGTTCTACTTTAGAAACTCTTTTTTCTTCTAATAAGAAATTTATTATTTGATTTAATTTTAAAATATTTTTTTCTATTTGTTTAAGATAATTTAGTAAAGTACTTTTATGTTCTTTATTCTTTTTTAAAGTTTTATTTAACTCATTTTTTGTTTGTATTTCTCTTATTTTCTCATTTTTTAGTACTTCTTTTACAACATTAATATTAAGTTGAGATGCTTTCATACTTTTTTCTAAGTTTTTTAGTGAATAGGGGTTATTTGAGTTAAACATGATATTTTGCCTTATTATTTTGATAAGTATTATCATAACTGAAAAATATCACATTTATGTCACGTGTTTAAGTTTAGATTAATTATTCTACTTCTTTTTTTACGAGTCCTGCCTCTTTTAAGAAAGGTGAATGAACAAAGTCCATTTTTTTTATTTTGTCATATTTTGCATAACTTAAATATAATACATCCTTTGCTCTTGTTACAGCTACATAAAATAATCTTCTTTCTTCTTCTAAGCTTCCACCTTTACTCATTAGTTTTCTGTTTGGAAATCTTCCATCCATCAAATCAATTACAAAAACCTCTTTAAACTCTAAACCTTTACTTGCATGAACAGATAAAAGATTTACTCCATCTCCTTCACTCATCTCTCCTCCTCCAAGTATCATTGAGTTTACAAATTTTGATAAATCTTGAAAGTTTCTAGCAAGGTTTTTTAAAAGCATTGCTTTTCTATTTATTTTTGCATTAGCTTTTGTTTTTTGTATCATATTCACAGTACCGTCTTTTTGTGTAGCTCTTTTGGTAGCTAAAAAATCTTTTAGTCTAGAGTACATCATTGAAGAAGTAACTGTTGTAATTAAAGACTCAGGAACTTTTGTTCTTCTTATTTGTTTTACAAGTAAGTAAAAATCATAAATATATTTTGCTCCATCAACTGTTAGTTTTGGATGCTTTAAAATTGGATTAGATAAAAATGCTTCCTCAAAACCACAATCTTTAAACTTAGAAACTGAACCTAGTTCAATAAAATCATCAAATAGCCCAAGCTGAATATTTTTTACTTTATTTGACTGGTAAGGATTTTTTATATCTTGATTTGGGGTATATAGGCCTTTAAATAAATCTCCATCACCAAGTTTAACTAAGGCATCAAAAATATCTTTAGCAATAGCTTTCCCTATGCCTTTACCATGTTCTAGTACATGAATAAAAGCCATCATATCATTGTGTGATAGTTGCATAACTAAAATATCAAGTACAAATTTAACTTCAACAGAATCAAAAAATGACATTCCACCTTTTCTTTTAGCTGGAATGCCATATTCTCTTAAATTTGCTTCAATTCCATCTGCACTAGAGTTATTTCTAAATATAATTGCAATATCACTATGTGCTGTTGAACTTTGAGATATTTTTTCTGAGATATGATGATATTGTGAAAATAATTCTGTAAACTCTAAAAGCTTTGGAGGAATAGAAACATCTGTTCTCATAACTTGTAATTGTTTTTCATAGATTCTTTCATTATGTTCAATTACTTTTGTAGCCAAATCTAAAATAGGTTTACTAGAACGATAGTTTTTTCTTAATGTATAAACATTTGAACCTTCATATCTTGAGTCAAAAGTTGAAATTATCCCTATATCTGAACCATTAAAGGCATATATACTTTGGTCATAATCTCCTACACAAAAAAGAGATTTAGGTTTAAAAGCATCAAGTAATCTTCCTTGTAAAGGGTTTGTATCTTGATATTCATCAACTAATATTTCTTTAAAATTAAATTCTTCTTCTTTTAACGTATCAAGCATAATAGTAAGTAAGTCATCAAAGTTTGCATAACCATATTTTGTTTTTAGTTCATTAAACTCTAAAACAACATCATCATAAATTGCTGTATATATTTCATGGTCAGGGTTTTTATTTTTTATCCATTCCTCAAACCCTTCCCCTTCATTTGAGTTAAGGTATAGTGAGTACATATCATAAAGATATCCACCATCATATGGGTTAACTCCATCTTCTCTTTCATAAAAAACTCTTTTTTCATAAAGTGACTTAAAAAGTGTTTTTAATTCATTTGGTTGTTTTAGTTTAATATTTTTATTTAATTGTTTTAAAAGTTTATATGAAACAGAATGGAAAGTTCCAGCCATAATGCTACTTGCAATATCTTTTCCAAAAAATTTAGCAACTCTTTGAACCATTTCAGCAGCAGCTTTATTTGTAAATGTTAATAATAAAATTTCATTTGGTTTTATACCAGTGTTAATTAAGTTTGCAATTCTTCCAACAATAGTTGAAGTTTTTCCTGTTCCTGCACTTGCAATAATAAGGTTAAATCCTTGTTTACAGGTTGCAGCTTCAAGTTGTTCTTTATTTAAATTAGATAGGGGCATTTATTTAATATTCTTTTGTAGTATTTTCATTTGGCGAATATTAGCATAATGATTCTTATTTTTTGAGCAAAAAAAAAGCCCCTTTGAAAAGGAGCTTTTTTTACACACAAGGAAACAAAATTTGGAAAACTTTAAAATAATTCGCAATTTTAAAATATGTTAAGAAGATTTCGCGCTTCTTCTTAATCCATATGAAAATTATAATAGACGAGAATTAACTGAAATAAAATAAAAAGTTAATGATTAGTTAATATATACGGTATTTATCTAATAATTTCATATAAATAATTAATTAATATATAATATGATAATATTCAAAAAAATAGGAGTTTTTTGTGAGTA
Proteins encoded in this region:
- a CDS encoding valine--tRNA ligase; protein product: MSEKYEPSIIEDKYYKIWEERGYFEIDGNKQIQEKDKNFAIMMPPPNVTGSLHIGHALTFTLQDIITRYKRMDGYKTLWQPGTDHAGIATQNVVEKQILAEGTTKEEIGREAFLDRVWKWKEFSGGTIVHQMRKLGVTPAWSRERFTMDEGLKEAVKEAFVHLYNEGMIVQNNYMVNWCTHDGALSDIEVEHEEVNGKFYHMNYHFADGSGYVTVATTRPETYFGDTAIMVHPNDERYKDIVGKEVVLPLTDRKIKIITDEHVDMEFGTGVVKVTPAHDQNDYEVGKRHDLEFITCFDEEGILNDYCGEFAGLERLTAREAIVNKLQEEGFIVKIEDHNHQVGHCYRCKNIVEPYISKQWFVRSEVAKKSIEKTYAGEAKFHPSHWLNSYRAWMDELRDWCISRQLWWGHRIPVFTCDDCGHQWADKADEPEACPHCASKNYTQDPDVLDTWFSSALWAFSPLGWGNNGKMENTFNENDLKDFYPNSLLITGFDIMFFWVARMMMMGEHFQGELPFKDIYMHALVRDEHGAKMSKSKGNVIDPLDMVEEHSADIIRFTLAYLAVQGRDIKLGAKNLEQFRNFTNKLYNAANFLSLNVDTFPDLKDIEIKTALGKYMQSRLAHAVEEVRNSLDSYKFNEAASVLYRFVWTEFCDWGIEYSKADKNSIVELGAIFKETLKMVSPFMPFISDYLYHKLSGTSLENGDSSLMITNFPKEVKKDEEIENMFAIIEEAITALRRAKVVIDMGNSKIAKAYIKLDSQIDTNLAKPFIQKLAKVEDIEFVTSKVENSITDVSDNLEVYLPTDEIDMSPIIDKLTKQKEKVEKEVNKLNGMLSNEKFVANAPEAVVAENKQALEDAKTKLEKIENELKAIS
- a CDS encoding ATP-dependent helicase, which codes for MPLSNLNKEQLEAATCKQGFNLIIASAGTGKTSTIVGRIANLINTGIKPNEILLLTFTNKAAAEMVQRVAKFFGKDIASSIMAGTFHSVSYKLLKQLNKNIKLKQPNELKTLFKSLYEKRVFYEREDGVNPYDGGYLYDMYSLYLNSNEGEGFEEWIKNKNPDHEIYTAIYDDVVLEFNELKTKYGYANFDDLLTIMLDTLKEEEFNFKEILVDEYQDTNPLQGRLLDAFKPKSLFCVGDYDQSIYAFNGSDIGIISTFDSRYEGSNVYTLRKNYRSSKPILDLATKVIEHNERIYEKQLQVMRTDVSIPPKLLEFTELFSQYHHISEKISQSSTAHSDIAIIFRNNSSADGIEANLREYGIPAKRKGGMSFFDSVEVKFVLDILVMQLSHNDMMAFIHVLEHGKGIGKAIAKDIFDALVKLGDGDLFKGLYTPNQDIKNPYQSNKVKNIQLGLFDDFIELGSVSKFKDCGFEEAFLSNPILKHPKLTVDGAKYIYDFYLLVKQIRRTKVPESLITTVTSSMMYSRLKDFLATKRATQKDGTVNMIQKTKANAKINRKAMLLKNLARNFQDLSKFVNSMILGGGEMSEGDGVNLLSVHASKGLEFKEVFVIDLMDGRFPNRKLMSKGGSLEEERRLFYVAVTRAKDVLYLSYAKYDKIKKMDFVHSPFLKEAGLVKKEVE